In Herbaspirillum sp. WKF16, one genomic interval encodes:
- the typA gene encoding translational GTPase TypA — protein MSNNIRAIRNIAIIAHVDHGKTTLVDQLLRQSGTFRDNQQVDNRVMDSNDIEKERGITILSKNCAVEYKGTHINIVDTPGHADFGGEVERVLSMVDSVLLLVDAQEGPMPQTRFVTRKALALGLKPIVVLNKIDRPGARPEWAINATFELFDKLGATEEQLDFPVVYASGLNGYAGLTPDVRDGSMEPLFDAILKYVPAREDDPNAPLQLQITSLEYSSYVGKIGVGRILAGRVKGGQDVVWMNGPEDKPTKARINQVLTFKGLERVLVDEALAGDIVLINGIEEIGIGSTICAPDAPNGLPMLKVDEPTLTMNFMVNTSPLAGREGKFVTTRQIRDRLEKELKSNMALRVVQAENDDSTYEVSGRGELHLTILIENMRREGFELAVSRPRVVFRMVDGVREEPYENLTVDVEETHQGGVMEELGRRRGDLQNMEPDGKGRVRLEYHIPARGLIGFQGEFMTLTRGTGLMSHVFDDYKAVDTTKGELAGRRNGVLISQDDGAAVAYALWKLQDRGRMFVSHNDPVYEGMIIGIHSRDNDLVVNPIKGKQLTNVRASGTDEAVRLVPPIELNLEYAVEFIEDDELVEVTPKSIRLRKRHLKEHERKKASREESV, from the coding sequence ATGTCAAACAATATCCGCGCAATTCGCAACATCGCCATCATCGCTCACGTCGACCACGGCAAAACCACCCTGGTCGACCAGCTGCTGCGCCAGTCCGGCACCTTCCGCGACAACCAGCAGGTCGATAACCGCGTGATGGACTCGAACGACATCGAAAAGGAACGCGGCATCACCATCCTGTCGAAGAACTGCGCGGTCGAGTACAAGGGAACCCACATCAACATCGTCGACACCCCGGGCCACGCCGACTTCGGCGGTGAGGTCGAGCGCGTGCTGTCGATGGTCGACAGCGTGCTGCTGCTGGTCGATGCGCAGGAAGGTCCGATGCCGCAGACCCGCTTCGTGACCCGCAAGGCGCTGGCCCTGGGCTTGAAGCCCATCGTCGTGCTCAACAAGATCGACCGTCCCGGCGCGCGTCCCGAGTGGGCCATCAACGCCACCTTCGAACTGTTCGACAAGCTGGGCGCCACCGAAGAGCAGCTGGACTTCCCGGTGGTCTATGCCTCCGGCCTGAACGGCTATGCCGGCCTGACCCCGGACGTGCGCGACGGCTCCATGGAGCCGCTGTTCGACGCCATCCTGAAGTACGTGCCGGCGCGTGAAGATGACCCGAATGCACCGCTGCAACTGCAGATCACCTCGCTGGAATACTCGTCCTACGTCGGCAAGATCGGCGTCGGCCGCATCCTGGCCGGCCGCGTCAAGGGCGGTCAGGACGTGGTGTGGATGAACGGTCCCGAAGACAAGCCGACCAAGGCCCGCATCAACCAGGTGCTGACCTTCAAGGGCCTGGAGCGCGTGCTGGTCGATGAAGCGCTGGCCGGCGACATCGTGCTGATCAACGGCATCGAGGAAATCGGCATCGGCTCCACCATTTGCGCGCCTGACGCCCCCAACGGCCTGCCGATGCTGAAGGTCGACGAACCGACCCTGACCATGAACTTCATGGTCAACACCTCGCCGCTGGCCGGCCGCGAAGGCAAGTTTGTCACCACCCGCCAGATCCGCGACCGCCTGGAAAAGGAACTGAAGTCCAACATGGCGCTGCGCGTGGTCCAGGCCGAGAACGACGACTCGACCTACGAAGTGTCGGGCCGCGGCGAACTGCACCTGACCATCCTGATCGAGAACATGCGCCGCGAAGGTTTCGAGCTGGCCGTCTCGCGTCCGCGCGTGGTGTTCCGCATGGTTGACGGCGTGCGCGAAGAGCCGTACGAAAACCTGACCGTCGACGTCGAAGAAACCCACCAGGGCGGCGTGATGGAAGAGCTGGGCCGCCGCCGCGGCGACCTGCAGAACATGGAACCGGACGGCAAGGGCCGCGTGCGCCTGGAGTACCACATCCCGGCGCGTGGCCTGATCGGCTTCCAGGGCGAATTCATGACCCTGACCCGCGGCACCGGCCTGATGAGCCACGTGTTCGACGACTACAAGGCCGTCGATACCACCAAGGGCGAACTGGCCGGCCGTCGCAACGGCGTGCTGATCTCCCAGGACGACGGCGCCGCCGTGGCCTACGCGCTGTGGAAGCTGCAAGACCGCGGCCGCATGTTCGTCAGCCACAACGATCCGGTCTATGAAGGCATGATCATCGGCATCCACTCGCGCGACAACGACCTGGTGGTCAACCCGATCAAGGGCAAGCAGCTGACCAACGTGCGCGCTTCCGGTACCGACGAAGCCGTGCGCCTGGTGCCGCCGATCGAGCTGAACCTGGAATACGCCGTGGAATTCATCGAGGACGATGAGCTGGTGGAAGTGACGCCGAAGAGCATTCGCCTGCGCAAGCGCCACCTGAAGGAACATGAGCGCAAGAAGGCATCGCGCGAAGAATCCGTTTGA
- the dusA gene encoding tRNA dihydrouridine(20/20a) synthase DusA, with protein MKKPLPPRTLSVAPMMDWTDRHCRVFHRQITRHTWLYTEMVTTGALLHGDVPRHLDFNEEEHPVALQLGGSEPSDLAHGAKLGEQWGYDEINLNCGCPSERVQKGAFGACLMGEPELVADCVKAMRDAVSIDVTVKHRIGIDDVQSYDFVRDFVGKIADAGCSTFIVHARNAILKGLSPKENREIPPLKYDYAYRLKKDFPQLEILINGGIKTVAEIDEHLRHVDGVMLGREAYHNPYLMAGFDARYYGDLEGARHPSREEVIAAMLPYIRRQLELHGGNGAGPGLRLNSITRHMLGLLAGVPGARAFRQTLSDSKKLAGGDPALLQEALARTQAALHQ; from the coding sequence ATGAAGAAACCCTTGCCTCCGCGCACCTTGAGCGTTGCGCCCATGATGGATTGGACCGATCGGCACTGCCGCGTCTTCCATCGCCAGATCACGCGCCACACCTGGCTCTACACCGAGATGGTGACCACCGGCGCGCTGCTGCACGGCGATGTGCCGCGCCATCTCGATTTCAACGAGGAAGAACATCCGGTTGCGCTGCAGTTGGGCGGCAGCGAGCCGTCCGACCTGGCACACGGCGCGAAGCTGGGCGAGCAGTGGGGTTATGACGAGATCAACCTGAATTGCGGCTGCCCCTCCGAGCGCGTGCAGAAGGGCGCCTTCGGCGCCTGCCTGATGGGTGAGCCTGAGCTGGTCGCCGATTGCGTCAAGGCCATGCGCGACGCGGTGTCGATCGACGTTACCGTCAAGCACCGCATCGGCATCGACGACGTCCAATCCTACGATTTCGTGCGCGATTTCGTCGGCAAGATTGCCGATGCCGGCTGCAGCACCTTCATCGTGCACGCGCGCAATGCCATCCTCAAGGGCCTGAGCCCGAAGGAAAACCGCGAGATCCCGCCGCTCAAGTATGACTACGCCTACCGGCTCAAGAAAGATTTCCCGCAGCTGGAAATCCTGATCAACGGCGGCATCAAGACCGTGGCCGAGATCGATGAGCACCTGCGGCACGTGGACGGCGTGATGCTGGGGCGCGAGGCGTATCACAATCCCTACCTGATGGCAGGCTTCGACGCCCGCTATTACGGCGACCTGGAGGGCGCCCGCCACCCCAGCCGCGAAGAGGTGATCGCCGCCATGCTGCCGTATATCCGGCGCCAGCTGGAATTGCATGGCGGCAATGGCGCCGGCCCCGGCCTGCGCCTCAACAGCATCACGCGCCACATGCTGGGTCTCCTGGCCGGCGTGCCGGGCGCGCGCGCCTTCCGCCAGACCTTGTCGGATTCGAAAAAGCTGGCCGGCGGCGATCCTGCCCTGCTGCAGGAGGCGCTGGCGCGCACCCAGGCTGCCTTGCATCAATAA